Proteins encoded within one genomic window of Onychostoma macrolepis isolate SWU-2019 chromosome 11, ASM1243209v1, whole genome shotgun sequence:
- the tmcc1b gene encoding transmembrane and coiled-coil domains protein 1b isoform X1, with the protein MDQGGSEQPGAEEPDSGGRAEREASRRASEPDHGLTKITHNALENMGALGHGLKHFFQPQRRRSSVSPHDYTSSSTGPIPEPPEVGPELGEAPAVAVAIPNSDPHASAPPAALSRVLQQIRGPPIMKRGTSLQSRRSKAGGGGEAPQKGSPQIHRRSTQETLLQAGRPRSSSTTDTPSSPALVDMLLTSGYHSTEEADRQDRLEVSGPAVSPNALSTSSDGGQYGVDSVDGTPDPQRTKQAIAQLQQKILKLTEQIKIEQTARDDNVAEYLKLANNADKQQSARIKQVFEKKNQKSAQTIQQLQRKLEHYHRKLREVEHNGIPRQPKDVLRDMHQGLKDVGAKVTGGLSSISQATHSAAGAVVSKPREFASLIRNKFGSADNISALKDSLDEQQGPDESVTSTRTAGTRTLGPGQLQSSPKYGSEDDCSSATSGSAGANSTTGAPGGPPSSKGNTLEHGQSSGFDALLHEIQELKDNQSRLEESFENLKSHYQRDYTEIMQALQEERYRCERLEEQLNDLTELHQNEIHNLKQELASMEEKIAYQSNERARDIQEALEACQTRISKMELQQQQQQVVQLEGLENATARTLLGKLINVLLAVMAVLLVFVSTVANCVVPLMKTRSRTLSTLLLVVILAFLWRNWETMSQYLDRFLLHPR; encoded by the exons ATGGACCAGGGTGGTAGCGAGCAGCCTGGGGCCGAGGAGCCAGACTCTGGGGGTCGAGCAGAGCGGGAGGCGAGCAGGAGGGCATCTGAGCCTGATCACGGCCTGACCAAAATTACCCACAATGCCTTGGAGAACATGGGCGCGCTGGGCCACGGCCTGAAGCACTTCTTCCAACCTCAGCGCAGACGCTCGTCCGTCTCGCCACACGACTACACCTCTTCCTCCACAGGCCCTATCCCTGAGCCCCCAGAAGTAGGGCCAGAGTTGGGGGAAGCGCCTGCCGTGGCAGTCGCCATCCCTAACTCTGACCCCCACGCTTCCGCCCCCCCTGCAGCTCTGAGCCGCGTGCTGCAGCAGATTCGAGGCCCCCCCATAATGAAGAGAGGGACCAGCCTGCAGAGCCGCCGCAGCAAGGCAGGGGGGGGAGGGGAGGCCCCCCAGAAAGGCAGCCCCCAAATCCACAGGCGCAGTACCCAGGAGACCTTGCTGCAGGCGGGACGGCCACGCTCCTCCTCCACCACCGACACACCCAGCAGCCCAGCTTTGGTAGACATGTTGCTGACCTCGGGGTACCACTCCACTGAAGAGGCTGATCGG CAAGATCGTTTGGAGGTGTCGGGCCCTGCCGTGTCTCCCAATGCTCTGTCAACCAGCTCAGACGGTGGTCAGTATGGTGTGGATTCAGTGGATGGAACTCCAGACCCTCAGCGCACCAAGCAGGCCATCGCTCAGCTACAGCAGAAGATCCTCAAACTCACAGAGCAGATCAAAATCGAACAAACGGCAAGAGATGACAATGTAGCTGAATACCTGAAGCTGGCCAACAATGCAGACAAACAGCAGAGTGCTCGCATCAAGCAAGTATTCGAGAAGAAGAACCAGAAGTCTGCGCAGACCATCCAGCAGTTGCAGAGGAAACTAGAGCATTACCACCGCAAGCTCAGAGAAGTGGAACACAACGGAATACCACGCCAACCCAAAGATGTCCTGCGAGACATGCACCAGGGTTTGAAGGATGTGGGTGCCAAG GTAACCGGTGGCCTCTCTAGTATCTCTCAGGCAACGCACTCCGCCGCGGGAGCAGTCGTGTCCAAACCTCGCGAGTTTGCCTCTCTCATCCGCAACAAGTTTGGAAGTGCAGACAACATCTCTGCTCTAAAAGACTCTCTGGATGAACAACAAGGGCCTGATGAGTCTGTAACAAGTACACGGACAGCAGGCACTAGGACCCTAGGACCTGGGCAGCTGCAGTCCAGCCCAAAATACGGCAGTGAGGACGACTGCTCAAGTGCTACGTCGGGGTCAGCAGGAGCAAATAGCACCACGGGGGCTCCCGGAGGCCCTCCGAGCTCAAAGGGTAACACACTGGAGCATGGCCAGAGCTCAGGCTTTGATGCACTGCTACACGAGATCCAGGAACTGAAGGACAACCAGAGTCGACTAGAAGAATCTTTTGAAAACCTGAAGAGTCACTATCAGAGAGACTACACAGAAATCATGCAGGCCCTGCAAGAGGAGAGATACAG GTGTGAACGTCTAGAGGAGCAGTTGAATGATTTAACCGAATTACATCAAAATGAGATTCACAACTTGAAGCAGGAGCTGGCCAGCATGGAGGAGAAAATTGCTTACCAGTCTAATGAACGAGCCAGAGACATACAG GAGGCGCTAGAGGCCTGTCAAACACGCATCTCTAAGATGGAGCTTCAACAGCAGCAACAGCAAGTGGTTCAGTTGGAGGGTTTGGAAAACGCCACAGCACGCACTTTACTCGGCAAACTCATCAACGTGCTGCTGGCCGTCATGGCGGTGCTCCTAGTGTTCGTCTCGACGGTCGCAAACTGTGTAGTTCCGCTGATGAAAACACGTAGCCGTACGCTTTCCACATTGCTCCTTGTGGTAATCTTGGCTTTTCTGTGGCGGAATTGGGAAACCATGTCGCAGTACCTGGACCGGTTTCTGCTGCACCCCAGATGA
- the tmcc1b gene encoding transmembrane and coiled-coil domains protein 1b isoform X2, translated as MKRGTSLQSRRSKAGGGGEAPQKGSPQIHRRSTQETLLQAGRPRSSSTTDTPSSPALVDMLLTSGYHSTEEADRQDRLEVSGPAVSPNALSTSSDGGQYGVDSVDGTPDPQRTKQAIAQLQQKILKLTEQIKIEQTARDDNVAEYLKLANNADKQQSARIKQVFEKKNQKSAQTIQQLQRKLEHYHRKLREVEHNGIPRQPKDVLRDMHQGLKDVGAKVTGGLSSISQATHSAAGAVVSKPREFASLIRNKFGSADNISALKDSLDEQQGPDESVTSTRTAGTRTLGPGQLQSSPKYGSEDDCSSATSGSAGANSTTGAPGGPPSSKGNTLEHGQSSGFDALLHEIQELKDNQSRLEESFENLKSHYQRDYTEIMQALQEERYRCERLEEQLNDLTELHQNEIHNLKQELASMEEKIAYQSNERARDIQEALEACQTRISKMELQQQQQQVVQLEGLENATARTLLGKLINVLLAVMAVLLVFVSTVANCVVPLMKTRSRTLSTLLLVVILAFLWRNWETMSQYLDRFLLHPR; from the exons ATGAAGAGAGGGACCAGCCTGCAGAGCCGCCGCAGCAAGGCAGGGGGGGGAGGGGAGGCCCCCCAGAAAGGCAGCCCCCAAATCCACAGGCGCAGTACCCAGGAGACCTTGCTGCAGGCGGGACGGCCACGCTCCTCCTCCACCACCGACACACCCAGCAGCCCAGCTTTGGTAGACATGTTGCTGACCTCGGGGTACCACTCCACTGAAGAGGCTGATCGG CAAGATCGTTTGGAGGTGTCGGGCCCTGCCGTGTCTCCCAATGCTCTGTCAACCAGCTCAGACGGTGGTCAGTATGGTGTGGATTCAGTGGATGGAACTCCAGACCCTCAGCGCACCAAGCAGGCCATCGCTCAGCTACAGCAGAAGATCCTCAAACTCACAGAGCAGATCAAAATCGAACAAACGGCAAGAGATGACAATGTAGCTGAATACCTGAAGCTGGCCAACAATGCAGACAAACAGCAGAGTGCTCGCATCAAGCAAGTATTCGAGAAGAAGAACCAGAAGTCTGCGCAGACCATCCAGCAGTTGCAGAGGAAACTAGAGCATTACCACCGCAAGCTCAGAGAAGTGGAACACAACGGAATACCACGCCAACCCAAAGATGTCCTGCGAGACATGCACCAGGGTTTGAAGGATGTGGGTGCCAAG GTAACCGGTGGCCTCTCTAGTATCTCTCAGGCAACGCACTCCGCCGCGGGAGCAGTCGTGTCCAAACCTCGCGAGTTTGCCTCTCTCATCCGCAACAAGTTTGGAAGTGCAGACAACATCTCTGCTCTAAAAGACTCTCTGGATGAACAACAAGGGCCTGATGAGTCTGTAACAAGTACACGGACAGCAGGCACTAGGACCCTAGGACCTGGGCAGCTGCAGTCCAGCCCAAAATACGGCAGTGAGGACGACTGCTCAAGTGCTACGTCGGGGTCAGCAGGAGCAAATAGCACCACGGGGGCTCCCGGAGGCCCTCCGAGCTCAAAGGGTAACACACTGGAGCATGGCCAGAGCTCAGGCTTTGATGCACTGCTACACGAGATCCAGGAACTGAAGGACAACCAGAGTCGACTAGAAGAATCTTTTGAAAACCTGAAGAGTCACTATCAGAGAGACTACACAGAAATCATGCAGGCCCTGCAAGAGGAGAGATACAG GTGTGAACGTCTAGAGGAGCAGTTGAATGATTTAACCGAATTACATCAAAATGAGATTCACAACTTGAAGCAGGAGCTGGCCAGCATGGAGGAGAAAATTGCTTACCAGTCTAATGAACGAGCCAGAGACATACAG GAGGCGCTAGAGGCCTGTCAAACACGCATCTCTAAGATGGAGCTTCAACAGCAGCAACAGCAAGTGGTTCAGTTGGAGGGTTTGGAAAACGCCACAGCACGCACTTTACTCGGCAAACTCATCAACGTGCTGCTGGCCGTCATGGCGGTGCTCCTAGTGTTCGTCTCGACGGTCGCAAACTGTGTAGTTCCGCTGATGAAAACACGTAGCCGTACGCTTTCCACATTGCTCCTTGTGGTAATCTTGGCTTTTCTGTGGCGGAATTGGGAAACCATGTCGCAGTACCTGGACCGGTTTCTGCTGCACCCCAGATGA
- the tmcc1b gene encoding transmembrane and coiled-coil domains protein 1b isoform X4 codes for MQDRLEVSGPAVSPNALSTSSDGGQYGVDSVDGTPDPQRTKQAIAQLQQKILKLTEQIKIEQTARDDNVAEYLKLANNADKQQSARIKQVFEKKNQKSAQTIQQLQRKLEHYHRKLREVEHNGIPRQPKDVLRDMHQGLKDVGAKVTGGLSSISQATHSAAGAVVSKPREFASLIRNKFGSADNISALKDSLDEQQGPDESVTSTRTAGTRTLGPGQLQSSPKYGSEDDCSSATSGSAGANSTTGAPGGPPSSKGNTLEHGQSSGFDALLHEIQELKDNQSRLEESFENLKSHYQRDYTEIMQALQEERYRCERLEEQLNDLTELHQNEIHNLKQELASMEEKIAYQSNERARDIQEALEACQTRISKMELQQQQQQVVQLEGLENATARTLLGKLINVLLAVMAVLLVFVSTVANCVVPLMKTRSRTLSTLLLVVILAFLWRNWETMSQYLDRFLLHPR; via the exons ATG CAAGATCGTTTGGAGGTGTCGGGCCCTGCCGTGTCTCCCAATGCTCTGTCAACCAGCTCAGACGGTGGTCAGTATGGTGTGGATTCAGTGGATGGAACTCCAGACCCTCAGCGCACCAAGCAGGCCATCGCTCAGCTACAGCAGAAGATCCTCAAACTCACAGAGCAGATCAAAATCGAACAAACGGCAAGAGATGACAATGTAGCTGAATACCTGAAGCTGGCCAACAATGCAGACAAACAGCAGAGTGCTCGCATCAAGCAAGTATTCGAGAAGAAGAACCAGAAGTCTGCGCAGACCATCCAGCAGTTGCAGAGGAAACTAGAGCATTACCACCGCAAGCTCAGAGAAGTGGAACACAACGGAATACCACGCCAACCCAAAGATGTCCTGCGAGACATGCACCAGGGTTTGAAGGATGTGGGTGCCAAG GTAACCGGTGGCCTCTCTAGTATCTCTCAGGCAACGCACTCCGCCGCGGGAGCAGTCGTGTCCAAACCTCGCGAGTTTGCCTCTCTCATCCGCAACAAGTTTGGAAGTGCAGACAACATCTCTGCTCTAAAAGACTCTCTGGATGAACAACAAGGGCCTGATGAGTCTGTAACAAGTACACGGACAGCAGGCACTAGGACCCTAGGACCTGGGCAGCTGCAGTCCAGCCCAAAATACGGCAGTGAGGACGACTGCTCAAGTGCTACGTCGGGGTCAGCAGGAGCAAATAGCACCACGGGGGCTCCCGGAGGCCCTCCGAGCTCAAAGGGTAACACACTGGAGCATGGCCAGAGCTCAGGCTTTGATGCACTGCTACACGAGATCCAGGAACTGAAGGACAACCAGAGTCGACTAGAAGAATCTTTTGAAAACCTGAAGAGTCACTATCAGAGAGACTACACAGAAATCATGCAGGCCCTGCAAGAGGAGAGATACAG GTGTGAACGTCTAGAGGAGCAGTTGAATGATTTAACCGAATTACATCAAAATGAGATTCACAACTTGAAGCAGGAGCTGGCCAGCATGGAGGAGAAAATTGCTTACCAGTCTAATGAACGAGCCAGAGACATACAG GAGGCGCTAGAGGCCTGTCAAACACGCATCTCTAAGATGGAGCTTCAACAGCAGCAACAGCAAGTGGTTCAGTTGGAGGGTTTGGAAAACGCCACAGCACGCACTTTACTCGGCAAACTCATCAACGTGCTGCTGGCCGTCATGGCGGTGCTCCTAGTGTTCGTCTCGACGGTCGCAAACTGTGTAGTTCCGCTGATGAAAACACGTAGCCGTACGCTTTCCACATTGCTCCTTGTGGTAATCTTGGCTTTTCTGTGGCGGAATTGGGAAACCATGTCGCAGTACCTGGACCGGTTTCTGCTGCACCCCAGATGA
- the tmcc1b gene encoding transmembrane and coiled-coil domains protein 1b isoform X3, translating into MDCTESEPSLMQDRLEVSGPAVSPNALSTSSDGGQYGVDSVDGTPDPQRTKQAIAQLQQKILKLTEQIKIEQTARDDNVAEYLKLANNADKQQSARIKQVFEKKNQKSAQTIQQLQRKLEHYHRKLREVEHNGIPRQPKDVLRDMHQGLKDVGAKVTGGLSSISQATHSAAGAVVSKPREFASLIRNKFGSADNISALKDSLDEQQGPDESVTSTRTAGTRTLGPGQLQSSPKYGSEDDCSSATSGSAGANSTTGAPGGPPSSKGNTLEHGQSSGFDALLHEIQELKDNQSRLEESFENLKSHYQRDYTEIMQALQEERYRCERLEEQLNDLTELHQNEIHNLKQELASMEEKIAYQSNERARDIQEALEACQTRISKMELQQQQQQVVQLEGLENATARTLLGKLINVLLAVMAVLLVFVSTVANCVVPLMKTRSRTLSTLLLVVILAFLWRNWETMSQYLDRFLLHPR; encoded by the exons ATGGACTGCACTGAAAGTGAACCATCATTAAtg CAAGATCGTTTGGAGGTGTCGGGCCCTGCCGTGTCTCCCAATGCTCTGTCAACCAGCTCAGACGGTGGTCAGTATGGTGTGGATTCAGTGGATGGAACTCCAGACCCTCAGCGCACCAAGCAGGCCATCGCTCAGCTACAGCAGAAGATCCTCAAACTCACAGAGCAGATCAAAATCGAACAAACGGCAAGAGATGACAATGTAGCTGAATACCTGAAGCTGGCCAACAATGCAGACAAACAGCAGAGTGCTCGCATCAAGCAAGTATTCGAGAAGAAGAACCAGAAGTCTGCGCAGACCATCCAGCAGTTGCAGAGGAAACTAGAGCATTACCACCGCAAGCTCAGAGAAGTGGAACACAACGGAATACCACGCCAACCCAAAGATGTCCTGCGAGACATGCACCAGGGTTTGAAGGATGTGGGTGCCAAG GTAACCGGTGGCCTCTCTAGTATCTCTCAGGCAACGCACTCCGCCGCGGGAGCAGTCGTGTCCAAACCTCGCGAGTTTGCCTCTCTCATCCGCAACAAGTTTGGAAGTGCAGACAACATCTCTGCTCTAAAAGACTCTCTGGATGAACAACAAGGGCCTGATGAGTCTGTAACAAGTACACGGACAGCAGGCACTAGGACCCTAGGACCTGGGCAGCTGCAGTCCAGCCCAAAATACGGCAGTGAGGACGACTGCTCAAGTGCTACGTCGGGGTCAGCAGGAGCAAATAGCACCACGGGGGCTCCCGGAGGCCCTCCGAGCTCAAAGGGTAACACACTGGAGCATGGCCAGAGCTCAGGCTTTGATGCACTGCTACACGAGATCCAGGAACTGAAGGACAACCAGAGTCGACTAGAAGAATCTTTTGAAAACCTGAAGAGTCACTATCAGAGAGACTACACAGAAATCATGCAGGCCCTGCAAGAGGAGAGATACAG GTGTGAACGTCTAGAGGAGCAGTTGAATGATTTAACCGAATTACATCAAAATGAGATTCACAACTTGAAGCAGGAGCTGGCCAGCATGGAGGAGAAAATTGCTTACCAGTCTAATGAACGAGCCAGAGACATACAG GAGGCGCTAGAGGCCTGTCAAACACGCATCTCTAAGATGGAGCTTCAACAGCAGCAACAGCAAGTGGTTCAGTTGGAGGGTTTGGAAAACGCCACAGCACGCACTTTACTCGGCAAACTCATCAACGTGCTGCTGGCCGTCATGGCGGTGCTCCTAGTGTTCGTCTCGACGGTCGCAAACTGTGTAGTTCCGCTGATGAAAACACGTAGCCGTACGCTTTCCACATTGCTCCTTGTGGTAATCTTGGCTTTTCTGTGGCGGAATTGGGAAACCATGTCGCAGTACCTGGACCGGTTTCTGCTGCACCCCAGATGA